From a region of the Hymenobacter jejuensis genome:
- the murI gene encoding glutamate racemase: MPTSTPDLSTRPIGVFDSGIGGLTVAHAVNKMLPHERLIYFGDTAHLPYGDKSTAAIQAYSIKICDLLLRQHCKVILIACNSASAAAYELVREYVGSKARVLNVIDPIVEHIGQAYAERNVGLIGTKQTVNSNVYKKKIDDLDAGVQLQSLATPLLVPMIEEGFFNNTISDNIIRTYLNNPELSNIDALVLGCTHYPLIKEQIADIYQGKVQVLDASDVVAKHLKKYLEDNHLAAKPTSLAPVHHFYVSDFTRSFEESTRIFFGQEVHLEHYPLWE; this comes from the coding sequence ATGCCTACCTCAACACCCGACCTTAGCACCCGGCCCATCGGAGTTTTCGACAGCGGTATCGGCGGCCTCACCGTCGCGCACGCCGTCAATAAAATGCTGCCCCACGAGCGCCTGATTTACTTCGGCGACACAGCACATCTGCCGTACGGTGACAAATCAACGGCTGCCATTCAGGCGTACAGCATCAAAATCTGCGATTTGCTGCTGCGCCAACACTGCAAAGTCATCCTGATTGCCTGCAATTCGGCCTCGGCCGCGGCCTACGAGTTGGTGCGCGAATATGTAGGCTCGAAAGCGCGCGTGCTCAACGTAATCGACCCAATTGTGGAGCATATCGGCCAAGCCTACGCGGAGCGAAACGTGGGCCTGATCGGCACGAAGCAAACCGTCAACTCCAACGTATACAAGAAGAAAATCGACGACCTCGACGCCGGAGTGCAGCTCCAGTCGCTGGCTACGCCGCTTTTGGTGCCCATGATCGAAGAAGGGTTTTTCAACAACACCATCAGCGACAACATCATCCGCACGTACCTCAACAACCCTGAGCTGAGCAACATCGACGCCTTGGTGCTCGGCTGCACACACTATCCCTTAATTAAGGAGCAAATCGCCGACATTTACCAAGGCAAAGTACAGGTGCTGGATGCTTCAGATGTAGTAGCCAAGCACTTGAAAAAGTATCTGGAAGACAACCACTTAGCAGCAAAACCTACTTCTTTGGCACCGGTACACCACTTTTACGTCTCCGACTTTACCCGCTCGTTTGAAGAAAGCACCCGCATCTTTTTCGGCCAGGAAGTGCATCTGGAGCATTATCCGCTGTGGGAGTAA
- a CDS encoding T9SS type A sorting domain-containing protein, giving the protein MKNKYLSNPNRALRPRAWAILLVLLALPILGWAQTFTETFGTKGPESVSAANTAKDFDNDLLTFSGNASLIASDQYIEASPGSGGSFVFFGDVNSTKDGIDVAFPTNVRTLSILGINTTQLQAASTKLSFNFYVNPGANTTLGNFVVEYRTSQQFGAPYTTIADVNLNRGAGWSNVSITNPFNGATGNSVEIRFRRSVAANEYIAIDDVVLSGTTNPNFTVSPADLTFPGTPVNGTSAPQSISVAGSGLTSDIAVQAPTGFRIRKQGDAAYLAEGATLTLTRANGNIDTKVEVVFNPTTPTPTKPTGQISFVGGGATSRFVSVSGTVVTPNITVNPTTLTFGNVEVNTQSSSQFISVVGSDLTDNVSVQVPTGYIFRKSGDATFLASGTTLTLVQASGSVNADVEIRLAPTTIGNFNGNVSFVSNGATTRFVGATGAGVAPAPVVTVSTTNPPTANSNTIGFPDTRIGRTATPASFYVSGQNLDNNTVTVSSPSNEFLIRLGRSGAFGSSVILNGTNGTLAATELQVQFAPSTVGPRNATIAASSGTTVNSILQVSGNGLAATNEIFITPDPATLDFQTVSSNGSSQILTFQVGATLIGTNPLVLTPASSTSSNANIEIREANVGDFQTGPLTFQPVNGSVTERTIEVRLTGPLALGNYEGSITASSNGTPSKAVRVIANSNGTSATVSADNTLQPFSTVPGVASATQSFPVNGQGLIRDITVKAPALFQIALNEADFAALNGATGNTITVVRNNDAGDGFKNPVPVYVRYLPSIASQQPDSGPIAVTSEPAIGATIQVQGYSAPSVEIQSSIPEIANVEINTLSNPVAVTVHAVRVRQAITVSEVLTQPTQFNNPLQDQFEISLKPDADFGSVVTFSPDASTYSIDQVVYVRYKPTHIGNATSKLQFRSSDFINSGFQDFPANGSLLGKALDTQPTAQTTINVVRNGSTATVTFSPAQGGTINGAGEGRLIIASLSNQLAGNNQPTDGQSYLAADGTFGQGTVLANGYFSVYTGTGDQAIVKGLDPSKAYYFYVFDYNYVATNSAGQRLSVPGAENYRTPTPPNQLVPVDAIIPPDAALPVELVSFTAKLRNHRVDLNWVTAMEKNNKGFEVQRSQDGKTFSTILFKEGHGNSSNKITYTAVDQEPLFGTSYYRLNQIDADGKSTLSSVVSVTNGGSGEVSLYPNPAHDVVNIRLAGSTEGVTVRISDLTGRAVRRQVLSADGQLNVSDLQAGTYIVTIGEGAQKVTRKIVKE; this is encoded by the coding sequence ATGAAAAACAAATACTTAAGTAACCCAAATCGAGCATTACGACCTCGGGCTTGGGCAATTTTATTGGTGCTTTTGGCCTTGCCCATATTAGGTTGGGCCCAGACATTCACTGAAACCTTCGGGACCAAAGGTCCTGAGTCAGTAAGTGCTGCTAACACTGCTAAGGATTTCGATAATGACTTGCTCACGTTTAGCGGGAATGCATCGTTGATTGCTAGCGACCAATACATTGAGGCTTCACCTGGGTCAGGTGGTTCCTTTGTGTTTTTTGGCGACGTAAATTCAACTAAAGATGGTATTGACGTTGCGTTTCCTACTAACGTCCGTACTCTATCTATACTAGGAATTAACACTACGCAGCTGCAAGCAGCAAGTACAAAGTTGAGCTTCAACTTTTATGTCAACCCTGGTGCTAATACAACACTGGGTAACTTTGTAGTCGAATACCGCACAAGCCAGCAGTTTGGCGCTCCCTACACCACTATTGCGGATGTAAATCTGAATCGCGGTGCAGGATGGAGTAATGTTTCTATTACCAACCCGTTCAATGGTGCGACAGGGAATAGCGTAGAAATTCGATTCCGCCGTTCTGTTGCAGCAAACGAATACATCGCTATTGATGATGTAGTGCTGTCTGGTACTACAAACCCTAACTTCACGGTTTCACCTGCTGACCTTACGTTTCCCGGAACACCAGTAAATGGAACATCGGCTCCGCAAAGTATCTCGGTTGCCGGCAGCGGACTCACAAGTGACATTGCCGTTCAGGCACCTACTGGTTTCCGCATTCGCAAACAAGGCGATGCTGCTTACTTGGCTGAGGGCGCTACGCTCACGCTGACTCGTGCTAATGGCAACATCGACACCAAAGTTGAGGTAGTTTTCAATCCTACGACCCCAACGCCAACTAAGCCAACCGGACAGATTTCATTTGTTGGTGGCGGTGCTACCAGCCGGTTTGTCTCGGTTTCAGGCACCGTCGTTACCCCAAACATTACTGTAAATCCCACAACGTTGACATTTGGCAACGTGGAAGTAAATACGCAGTCTTCGAGCCAATTTATTTCCGTTGTAGGTTCCGATCTCACTGACAACGTCAGCGTTCAGGTTCCAACTGGGTATATATTCCGCAAATCTGGAGATGCAACTTTCTTAGCATCTGGTACAACCCTAACGCTGGTTCAGGCAAGCGGTAGCGTTAATGCTGATGTTGAGATCCGTTTGGCTCCGACAACCATAGGAAATTTCAACGGTAATGTATCGTTCGTAAGCAACGGTGCTACTACACGGTTTGTGGGCGCAACCGGTGCGGGCGTCGCGCCGGCGCCAGTGGTAACGGTTTCGACCACTAACCCGCCTACTGCCAACAGCAATACCATTGGTTTCCCGGATACGCGTATCGGTCGTACTGCTACGCCAGCATCATTTTATGTAAGCGGACAAAATCTGGATAATAACACGGTAACTGTTAGCTCACCATCAAACGAATTTCTGATTCGTTTGGGTCGGTCAGGTGCTTTTGGCTCATCCGTCATCCTGAACGGTACAAACGGCACTTTGGCTGCTACCGAACTACAGGTGCAATTTGCTCCTTCCACAGTAGGGCCGCGCAACGCTACTATCGCTGCATCTTCCGGTACTACTGTTAACTCCATTTTGCAGGTAAGCGGCAATGGCTTAGCAGCCACCAACGAAATCTTCATTACGCCCGATCCCGCTACCCTCGATTTCCAGACGGTATCGTCGAACGGCTCATCGCAAATTCTGACCTTCCAAGTTGGTGCTACCTTAATCGGGACCAACCCTTTGGTGCTAACTCCCGCCAGCTCTACTTCTTCCAACGCCAACATTGAGATTCGGGAAGCGAACGTCGGTGATTTCCAGACCGGCCCGCTCACTTTCCAACCTGTCAACGGCAGCGTAACGGAACGCACTATCGAAGTTCGCCTAACTGGCCCGCTGGCATTGGGTAACTACGAAGGCTCCATCACGGCTTCCAGCAACGGAACCCCAAGCAAAGCAGTGCGTGTAATCGCAAACAGCAACGGTACTTCGGCTACGGTTAGTGCCGACAACACGCTGCAGCCTTTCTCTACAGTTCCGGGCGTAGCATCTGCTACGCAATCTTTCCCAGTAAACGGTCAAGGATTGATTCGTGACATCACGGTGAAAGCCCCCGCTCTATTCCAGATTGCGCTCAACGAAGCAGATTTTGCTGCTCTGAATGGTGCCACTGGAAACACCATTACGGTGGTACGTAACAATGATGCTGGCGACGGCTTCAAAAACCCTGTACCCGTATACGTTCGCTACTTGCCTAGCATTGCTTCTCAACAGCCGGACAGCGGCCCGATAGCGGTTACAAGCGAGCCAGCAATCGGTGCTACAATTCAGGTACAAGGCTATAGCGCTCCTTCGGTCGAAATTCAGTCTTCGATTCCTGAGATCGCAAACGTTGAGATCAACACGTTGTCTAACCCTGTGGCGGTTACAGTGCACGCTGTGCGGGTACGTCAGGCTATCACGGTTTCGGAAGTGCTGACGCAGCCTACGCAGTTTAACAATCCGCTTCAGGATCAGTTTGAGATTTCGCTCAAGCCAGATGCTGACTTTGGTAGCGTTGTTACTTTCAGCCCGGATGCAAGCACGTACAGCATTGATCAGGTAGTGTATGTGCGTTACAAGCCTACTCATATTGGCAATGCAACTTCGAAACTCCAGTTCAGAAGCAGTGACTTTATCAATTCCGGCTTCCAGGATTTCCCAGCAAACGGATCACTGCTCGGCAAAGCACTCGACACACAACCAACAGCACAGACTACCATCAATGTTGTGCGGAATGGCTCAACGGCAACCGTTACCTTCTCGCCTGCGCAGGGCGGTACTATAAACGGTGCCGGCGAAGGTCGTCTGATCATTGCTAGCCTCAGCAACCAGTTGGCCGGTAACAACCAGCCTACTGATGGACAATCATACCTAGCAGCCGATGGAACATTCGGTCAGGGTACGGTGCTGGCAAATGGGTACTTCTCGGTATACACCGGTACGGGTGACCAAGCCATTGTAAAAGGTCTGGATCCAAGTAAGGCTTACTACTTCTACGTGTTCGATTACAACTACGTAGCTACTAACAGCGCTGGTCAGCGTCTATCGGTGCCGGGTGCTGAAAACTACCGCACGCCTACGCCACCTAACCAATTGGTGCCAGTTGATGCCATTATTCCTCCCGATGCAGCGCTGCCTGTTGAGTTGGTATCCTTTACGGCCAAGCTGCGCAACCACCGTGTCGATCTGAACTGGGTGACTGCGATGGAGAAGAACAACAAAGGCTTTGAAGTACAGCGTAGCCAAGACGGCAAAACCTTCTCGACTATCCTGTTCAAAGAAGGCCACGGCAATAGCTCTAATAAGATCACTTATACCGCTGTTGACCAAGAGCCCCTGTTTGGTACTTCTTACTACCGCCTGAACCAAATCGATGCAGATGGCAAGTCCACTCTCTCATCAGTTGTCAGCGTTACAAACGGCGGCAGCGGTGAAGTGTCACTCTACCCAAACCCTGCGCACGATGTGGTAAACATCCGCTTGGCAGGCTCGACCGAAGGTGTAACGGTACGCATCTCCGATCTGACTGGTCGCGCCGTACGTCGTCAGGTGTTAAGTGCTGATGGCCAGTTGAATGTAAGCGACTTGCAAGCCGGTACCTACATCGTAACCATCGGTGAGGGTGCTCAGAAAGTCACTCGTAAGATTGTTAAGGAGTAA
- a CDS encoding HesB/IscA family protein, whose product MITVSDKAKEKVERLMADASLDETYRLRASVAGGGCSGLSYKLDFDNEVKPMDQEFEDKGVRVVVDMKSFLYLAGTQLDFSDGLNGKGFFFDNPNASRTCGCGESFSV is encoded by the coding sequence ATGATCACTGTTTCTGATAAAGCCAAAGAAAAGGTCGAGCGCCTTATGGCTGATGCCAGCCTCGACGAAACGTACCGCCTACGTGCTTCGGTGGCCGGTGGTGGCTGCTCGGGTTTGTCGTACAAGCTTGATTTCGATAACGAAGTGAAGCCCATGGACCAGGAGTTCGAAGACAAAGGCGTTCGCGTGGTAGTGGATATGAAAAGCTTCCTCTATCTCGCTGGTACTCAGCTCGACTTCTCCGACGGCCTGAACGGCAAAGGCTTCTTTTTCGACAACCCCAACGCATCGCGTACCTGCGGTTGCGGCGAAAGCTTCTCGGTGTAG
- a CDS encoding glutathionylspermidine synthase family protein, protein MVRLLPLSGDVAPAVRALGWDWAIEEACENYVAREAVALPEEEADTLLAAADTLYGMLVQAIPDPVPDELLRLLAIPPMLWAAIRHSWNDDRHWHLYGRFDIVSTPEGPKLLEFNADTATSIPETAVVQWASLVAARQSEDERQANSLFEGLEAQFRQWLTLNADLEASLLLVHLPDSAEDEANCTVLAEAARAAGFTEVHICPVDDMQVSVAGEERGVWAQVGPEQWLRFSFVFKLVPWEILAEEEPALTTDLTQLLLSRDVIIANPAYALLFQSKGILAWLWQVYPQHPLLLESSLQPLSGHYVRKPFFGREGQNVADIHNGLTVNEIAGDYETQAQVYQRRAELPLDEQGRYYQAGVFWAGEACALGFRRDKGFITNLSEFVPHLLTS, encoded by the coding sequence ATGGTTCGGCTTTTGCCGCTTTCGGGCGATGTTGCACCTGCCGTACGCGCGCTGGGTTGGGATTGGGCCATAGAGGAAGCCTGCGAAAATTACGTGGCACGTGAAGCAGTGGCACTTCCAGAAGAGGAAGCCGATACGCTGTTGGCAGCCGCCGATACTTTATATGGGATGCTCGTCCAAGCAATCCCAGACCCTGTTCCGGATGAGCTGCTGCGGTTGCTTGCCATTCCGCCGATGCTTTGGGCTGCCATCCGCCACTCCTGGAACGACGACCGGCATTGGCACCTCTACGGTCGCTTTGATATAGTAAGCACCCCGGAAGGCCCTAAACTGTTGGAATTCAACGCCGATACAGCCACCAGCATCCCCGAAACAGCCGTAGTGCAATGGGCCAGCTTGGTTGCCGCCCGGCAGTCGGAAGATGAGCGCCAAGCCAACAGTTTGTTCGAAGGCTTGGAAGCACAGTTTCGACAATGGCTGACGCTAAACGCTGACCTAGAGGCAAGTCTGCTATTAGTGCATCTACCTGACAGCGCCGAAGACGAAGCGAACTGCACCGTACTAGCCGAGGCCGCGCGGGCTGCTGGTTTCACCGAAGTGCACATTTGCCCCGTCGATGACATGCAGGTATCGGTGGCAGGGGAGGAGCGCGGCGTTTGGGCGCAGGTGGGCCCCGAGCAATGGTTGCGTTTCAGTTTTGTGTTTAAGCTAGTGCCTTGGGAGATCCTGGCCGAGGAAGAGCCTGCTCTAACCACTGATTTAACCCAATTGCTGCTCAGCCGCGACGTAATAATTGCCAACCCTGCTTACGCCTTGCTTTTTCAAAGCAAAGGCATTTTGGCGTGGTTGTGGCAAGTTTATCCGCAGCATCCTTTGCTGCTCGAATCGTCGTTGCAGCCCTTGTCGGGGCATTATGTTCGCAAGCCCTTTTTTGGGCGTGAGGGACAAAATGTGGCTGATATTCATAATGGGTTAACTGTCAATGAAATAGCTGGAGACTACGAAACTCAAGCCCAGGTATACCAACGGCGGGCTGAACTGCCGCTTGACGAGCAGGGAAGGTATTACCAAGCCGGCGTATTTTGGGCTGGCGAAGCCTGCGCGCTAGGGTTTCGCCGCGACAAAGGTTTCATTACCAACTTATCCGAGTTTGTGCCCCACTTGCTTACCTCCTGA
- the iscU gene encoding Fe-S cluster assembly scaffold IscU has translation MAYSDKVIDHYSNPRNVGTLDKSKKNVGTGLVGAPECGDVMRLQIEVDETTNTITDAKFKTFGCGSAIASSSLATEWLKGKSIDEALAIDNMEIVEELALPPVKIHCSVLAEDAIKSAINDYRVKNGLPAFEEAKTHH, from the coding sequence ATGGCTTACTCCGATAAAGTAATCGATCATTACAGCAATCCCCGCAACGTGGGCACGCTGGATAAGAGCAAAAAGAATGTGGGTACTGGCTTGGTAGGTGCACCTGAGTGCGGCGACGTAATGCGTCTCCAAATCGAAGTGGACGAAACCACCAACACCATCACCGACGCTAAATTCAAAACCTTTGGTTGTGGCTCGGCCATTGCTTCGTCGTCGTTGGCCACCGAATGGCTGAAAGGCAAGAGCATCGACGAGGCCCTCGCCATCGACAACATGGAGATTGTGGAAGAGCTGGCCTTGCCGCCCGTTAAAATCCACTGCTCGGTATTGGCTGAAGATGCCATTAAGTCGGCCATCAACGACTACCGCGTGAAGAACGGTCTGCCTGCTTTCGAAGAAGCCAAGACGCATCACTAA